CGCTAGGTATAAGGTGATAGGACAGTGGTCACTGCCCAGGGCCTTGGAACGGATCTTGCTGTCACACAATGCAGGTAAGAGAGAGTGAGACAACAAGAAGTAGTCAAGGCGCCAACCGACATTTTTGGATCGAGCATTCATCATGTAGGTCCAAAAGGTATATGCGTAGGCCGTGTTGGGGTAGAGGTGCCGGAAACTATCAGCCAGCGGCACAGCCTGCAGTAATTCCCCAAAGCCTTGGCGTTCTTGGGGAGTGAAGCCGGCATTCTTCTTGTTTCCCTTGGGGTTACGCAGGTCGATTTCTTCGTGAGCCACGTTGAGGTCCCCACATAGCACGAGAGGCTTGCGGGAAGCCAAGCCCTTCAGAAACTTGCGGAAGGCTTCATCCCAGCGCTGCCGGTACTCCAAGCGCACCAGACCTCGGCCTGCGTTAGGCACATAGGCGGTCACCAGCACGAACGTGTCAAACTCGGCCACAATCACTCTGCCTTCCTGATCGTGCTCCTCCTCACCTGCACGAGGGAGGAAACAATCATCATTGAGAagttagagaaaaggaaaagccaaGGAATCCCGATCAGGGGCCAGAGTGGGGTACTGGTGGTTGGTCTGGAAGAGCTCAGGGACTAGGCATCCGCAGGGTCTCACCGATGCCATAGGAGACTTTGAGCGGGCACTGGCGGGACAGCAGGCCCACACCGCTGTACCCCTCCTTGTCTGACGGAGCCGACCAGTACTGGTGGGGCAGTCCAGGTAGCTCCTGAAGTTCAGTGGGTAGTTTGTTCTCCGAACACTTTGTCTCCTGGAGGCAGAGGATATCTGGCGCCTCTTCCTTTACCCACTGTAAGCGAGATGAGTAGTAGTAAAACTGTCAGTTGAGACGTTTACTGAGAACCCAGTGCCAAGTCCTAGAGCCACCGAGTCCCTACACTTAAACAGGAAGACTAGCAAGCCCtgcacctgggtgctcagcatctgccctcagctcaggtgtCACGGTCCTGGGAGGGGCCCCACGTTGTCCGTCCCCTTCtacgcccccccacccctgcttgtacGCACTctcaaaggtttttttaaagTCTAGTAAGCATGATATTTAAGCAAATTCATTAACTGGCAACTAACGGAGAGAGATAAAGGGCACGGTTACAGGCAACACCGAGGAGCCTGTTTCATAGTGGATGGCCACCTAGGCTGTGTAAGCagtacttttaaaatcttaagtgAACTAGAGGCAGAGCTCCAACCCCTGACGCCCAGCCGACGCAGCCCGGCACCGCTACGCAGTAGTTAACTGGAGAAGACGCTGGAGATGGAACGCAGCCAGCCCAGGAAATAGGTTTTGCAACCTGCCGGGAGGCGGAGCCTTGGCGCGCGACACCCGGCCCCTGGGACAGTCCCAAATCGGCGACGCC
This region of Vulpes lagopus strain Blue_001 chromosome 23, ASM1834538v1, whole genome shotgun sequence genomic DNA includes:
- the APEX1 gene encoding DNA-(apurinic or apyrimidinic site) endonuclease translates to MPKRGKKAAAAEDGEQPGPEPETKKSKTAAKKSEKEAAGEGPALYEDPPDQKTAPSGKSATLKICSWNVDGLRAWIKKKGLDWVKEEAPDILCLQETKCSENKLPTELQELPGLPHQYWSAPSDKEGYSGVGLLSRQCPLKVSYGIGEEEHDQEGRVIVAEFDTFVLVTAYVPNAGRGLVRLEYRQRWDEAFRKFLKGLASRKPLVLCGDLNVAHEEIDLRNPKGNKKNAGFTPQERQGFGELLQAVPLADSFRHLYPNTAYAYTFWTYMMNARSKNVGWRLDYFLLSHSLLPALCDSKIRSKALGSDHCPITLYLAL